A region of Vicugna pacos chromosome 7, VicPac4, whole genome shotgun sequence DNA encodes the following proteins:
- the MACC1 gene encoding metastasis-associated in colon cancer protein 1, which produces MFTSEKAHFGAPRISRSRSEGNLFDMEVQKSSKNCTITEQELPDPSLPLNWPDDVTFHGNNASNAMNPFWNELSASNPFLDDITRLRNHHKRENISILKEDPFLFFREIETRNSFDPSGDELDVHQLLRQSSSRKSGRSKSVSELLDILDDTTHAHQNIHNSDLILEQDLEWLQNDREAYKMAWLSQRQLARSCLDLNTINQSPGWAQTQVAETTIVCKLNHQGGSVQLPESDITVHVPQGHVAVGEFQELSLRAFLDPPQMLNHNLSCTISPLLEIMLGNLNTMEAISLEMKIGAEVKKDPFSQVMTEIVCLHSLTKEGPFKVLNNCYIYKDTIQVKLVDLSQMMYLVVAALAKGTQSPAATIWDYIHKTTSIGIYGPRYIHPSFTAIFTVCGHSYMPGKLTISDIKKGGKNMSSVVFQLWGKHSFLLEKPQDLSISVFSCDPDFEVKVEGKRKEIKQKQLQSGQIVHQQFLFSLVDSREMHLFVFRVQVEPPNGGLLTQFFITTPDPAPNLKRLSNLPSDLQKEKEIKSAPLLPSVHVKYPKFQDTQLNFTNYGVTLKTVLRKSKIDYLLEYFKGDTVALLGEGKVKAIGQSKVKEWYVGVLRGKIGLIHCRNIKMIAKEQIMSLSDSVFTTRNLLEQIALPFKTLTYIYSVVLTLVSEKVYDWKVLANVLGYSHLMLEDFDQIQADKESEKVSYVVKKLKEDCHADRNTRKFLYELIVALLKIDCQGLVARLIQEAAILTSAVKLGKSWRELAEKLVRLTKRQMEVYEIPHRGKAGDVAVEMMWKPAYDFLYTWSAHYGNSYRDVLQDLQSALDRMKNPVTKQWRDLTGALILVNSLEVLRATAFSTSEEV; this is translated from the exons ATGTTCACCAGTGAAAAAGCCCATTTTGGGGCACCAAGAATTTCACGAAGTAGATCTGAAGGAAATTTGTTTGACATGGAAGtccaaaaatcctcaaaaaattgcACTATTACAG AACAAGAACTTCCAGACCCAAGTTTGCCTCTCAATTGGCCAGATGATGTCACATTTCATGGGAATAATGCTTCCAATGCTATGAATCCATTCTGGAATGAACTGTCTGCTTCTAACCCATTTTTGGATGATATAACTCGGCTAAGAAATCACcacaagagagaaaatatttccatcttGAAGGaggatccttttcttttttttagagaaaTAGAAACTAGAAATTCTTTTGATCCCTCCGGCGATGAACTTGATGTGCATCAATTGCTTAGGCAGTCTTCCTCAAGGAAGTCTGGAAGATCTAAAAGTGTCTCTGAACTTTTGGACATTTTAGATGACACAACACATGCTCATCAGAATATACATAACTCTGACCTGATCCTAGAACAAGACTTAGAATGGCTTCAAAATGATCGAGAGGCTTATAAAATGGCTTGGTTAAGTCAACGCCAGCTGGCCCGCTCCTGCCTGGATTTGAATACAATCAATCAGAGTCCTGGATGGGCCCAAACACAAGTTGCAGAGACCACAATAGTTTGCAAATTAAACCACCAAGGAGGGTCAGTTCAATTACCAGAATCAGATATCACTGTTCATGTGCCCCAAGGCCATGTAGCTGTGGGAGAATTCCAAGAGCTATCTCTAAGGGCTTTTCTAGATCCTCCACAAATGCTTAATCATAATCTTTCATGCACTATAAGCCCGCTGTTGGAAATCATGTTAGGTAACCTTAACACAATGGAAGCCATTTCGCTAGAAATGAAAATCGGGGCTGAAGTGAAAAAGGATCCTTTCAGCCAAGTCATGACAGAAATAGTGTGTTTACACAGCCTGACTAAAGAAGGCCCTTTCAAAGTATTGAACAACTGCTACATTTATAAAGACACCATCCAAGTCAAACTAGTAGACTTGAGTCAGATGATGTATCTTGTTGTTGCTGCACTAGCTAAAGGTACTCAGTCACCAGCTGCCACCATTTGGGATTATATCCACAAAACCACCTCAATTGGAATTTATGGGCCCAGATATATCCATCCCAGTTTCACGGCTATTTTCACAGTTTGTGGACACAGTTATATGCCAGGAAAGCTTACAATCTCTGATATTAAGAAGGGTGGAAAAAATATGTCTTCAGTTGTGTTTCAGCTGTGGGGAAAGCATTCCTTCTTACTTGAAAAGCCACAAGATTTAagtatttctgtcttttcttgTGATCCTGATTTTGAAGTAAAggtggaaggaaaaaggaaagaaattaaacaaaagcAGTTGCAATCAGGTCAAATAGTTCAtcaacaatttttattttctttagttgaCTCCAGAGAAATGCACTTGTTTGTTTTCCGTGTTCAGGTGGAGCCTCCCAATGGTGGGTTACTTACACAGTTCTTTATCACTACACCTGATCCAGCCCCAAACCTAAAAAGGCTCTCAAATCTGCCAAGTGAtttgcagaaggagaaagaaatcaaGTCTGCTCCTTTATTACCAAGTGTGCATGTTAAATATCCCAAATTTCAAGACACACAATTGAACTTTACCAACTATGGGGTAACCCTAAAGACAGTGCTAAGGAAAAGCAAAATTGACTACTTACTCGAATATTTCAAAGGTGACACAGTAGCTCTTCTTGGAGAAGGTAAGGTAAAAGCCATTGGGCAGTCCAAGGTGAAAGAATGGTATGTAGGAGTGCTGAGAGGTAAGATTGGACTTATACATTGCAGAAATATCAAGATGATTGCAAAGGAGCAAATAATGTCTCTGTCAGATAGTGTCTTCACAACCAGGAATCTTCTTGAACAAATTGCCCTGCCCTTTAAAACGCTGACTTATATCTATTCAGTTGTATTGACCTTGGTGTCAGAAAAAGTTTATGATTGGAAAGTTTTAGCTAATGTCCTGGGTTATTCACATCTGATGCTGGAAGACTTTGATCAAATACAAGCAgacaaagaatcagaaaaagttTCTTATGTTGTAAAGAAGTTAAAGGAAGATTGTCATGCAGATAGAAATACCAGGAAGTTTCTTTATGAACTTATTGTG GCTTTGCTGAAGATTGATTGCCAAGGGTTAGTAGCGCGTCTCATCCAAGAGGCTGCTATTTTGACTTCAGCTGTCAAGCTTGGAAAAAGCTGGAGGGAACTAGCTGAAAAGTTAGTACGACTCACAAAGCGACAAATGGAGGTGTATGAAATTCCTCACAGAGGAAAAGCTGGAGATGTTGCTGTAGAG